AGTAGGCATACCTTTTCCTGTCTTGCCCTTGTTTTTCCTGACCAAGAAATACTCGAAGAGGTTGCCGAGGAACTGCAGGGCGACATCCTTAAAGGCAAAAGTTGGGCCGTGGAAGAGTTCCAGCAGGTActgcttgtcctcgaggtGGACAAGCGGTGTTACTTCCTTGCTGCGAAAGGTCGAGTAACTTCGGTCGACGATGTCCTTGAGATCGGCGCGGGGTATCTCGGAGGGAGAGATATAAAGGGAGAGGatctcgagggcgagctcgGGGTAGCTCAGGTCCTTCCAACTCTGCCACGAAGAAGAGGCGTCGGGGATCGCTTCGGGGATGTACAGGCCGCCATCGGTGGCGAGACCCTTGAGGACGACCTCCTCAAAGGACAACTGTGCCGCCTGTCAGCACGTCGAACCATGCGAATAGCATTGGACCCGCGTTTGGGAGCAACAAGTGATTGCCGTCGCAGCGAATTGAGGCTCTCggaagggagagaggggcAAGGGGCACAGGCGATGACGGGTTGGCGGGGCGAGAGGGGAGGAGAGCAGTAGCATTGAGGAGGGCATTCTAGCACCTACGCCATAATCTTCGCCGCGCGTGCTGAGGTATCGCTGCGACTGGGTGTGAGTATGGGCAGACGACCCGTTCTCAACGTTGCCGTTTTGCGCCATGGCGTTTGCGGCGAGACAGCGTCGGAGAAGGTTCGgtgaggaaggaggaggaggaggaggaggaggaggctgcggcggcgcgggtttGCAGCGATTTTGCCGGGCTGCGGGTCGCGATTGCGGTGGCCGGAGGAGGGGTTTATCGTTgcgtcaacggcggctcCAACACGTGCTTGTGACCGATGCCGGTTCGAGAGGAGgccgagaaaaaaaaagaacgAGCGGTGACTCCGGAGGGCAGGGAATCGCGCGCAGACGCTGTCCTCAACGTGCAGGAACCGGGGGGCCAATGCAGAAGCGACCGCCCGATACAATGGGTGAcgatggagggggggggaggggagcgaGGACGGGCGAGAAAAGAAATGTCGGCAGACAAGACGCAACGGCGGAGAGGGGACAAAAAGTCGGTAGTAGCAGGTACTTTGCACATGTACCTGAAGTTTTGGCCCGCCCCCGTGAGGTCTGCTAGAAGGAGCCCGGTATCCGGCCAGTGGGCGGGGGCGCTGCGACCGCCTCAGGCACTGgacgggctgctggctggctgggcctcAGGTGGGCTGGGCTAGCACTGGCCACCGCCGGGGCGCTCGCTCCAGTGTGGGCAGCCAGCACGCAACTAGGTAACCCCCCCGTCCATCCCTTCCACATTACGTAGCGGGGTGGGTGATGCGCAAGTCGGAGCGCAAAAAGAGTCAGTCTGTCAGTCATCAGTCAACCACACTTTATTAGTTAGGCTCCGGCCCTGGATGCCTGGTTCCGCGACGCCCCTCCCTCATTGCCAGATTGCGTCTAGTGCGGGGTGGGTTTCTTGGTACATTGGTACCTAACTCGTGCTGGCGCACACCTCGGGCGATTCGTTGAGTTGACGTTGCGTGCCtgaacggacggacggacgctgTGCCTGCCGCTGGGAGACAGCAACGGGTGCccgtgtacttcgtatgtgtGTCGGTGCCGGCAAAGGGGGTTGGTCCCATCTGCTGCAATGGAATACAGTACTAACTAATGCAACTACGTACCTTGAAGCACGACTTCAGTCGAGGCACATGCCTCTTCTCTCACTCGACTTTATCATCCCCCACAGCCTCgctgctcatcatcacccagCAATCAACTACTGCCAAGTACTACTCCTACGTACATACCCACGCACCACCcgtcccgccgtcgccgccgccgccgtcaacgccgtctcgccgccgtcgtccctcCACGCactcgctgcccgcccgcccactgtccgtccgcccgtcgctCCTTGTCCCGGGCCCCGCCGTTTCTCATTAGCGTTCCGTCCGTCATGTGCCCCTTGTCGGCCACGGTGCCGAAGCCTCTCGACAGGAAGAAGGGTCACAACCCGTGCAAACGGAACAACATGAGAcgcaaaccccccccccaaacgCTCTCGTCACGGGTCCCGTGCGGAAACGGCGCTTGTGTTGCTGCCGCACACGATCCATCTTCCCTTGCATCACCACGTCTCAAGCTGCCCCGGATATGCCCTTCGCCGCGACGAAACTTACCCGGACCTGGCTCCGTGGCCAGCCGCTGTCCCTTCCCGTGTTGCCCTCAACATCACAATGGCCCCCCCACCCTTACCGCTTCGTCCAcctcgctcgccgagcaTTCTGCCTCGTGGCTCCTCTCGCcgtgccgcctgccgccacACGAGGTCAGGTAGGTATGCAGCAGGTCGGTCGCATGCTCCGTGAGCAAAGGCCAGACAGGTGCCACGGCCCCGCCCATGCAACCCGCTATGCACGCCGATCGTCATGGCGCGTCGTCTCCTCAACGGCTGGTTGGCTCAGCCCGCAGCATCCCGCGTTGACCTCCTGCTGTTGGCTTGCTGTGCCTGTTTGACTTTGATCaaaggtacgaagtacgaagtacctaccGACATACATTTGTCGTCCAGCCAAGCTTGTAATTGGCGACCCCCCGCGCAGTGCCCCGTACGCACAAAGCTATGTCTTCAATGCCTGCaagtcctcgtcggcagctgCGTAGTTCGACTGTCCGCCGTTGGCCTTGTGAAACCCGTCCAGTCCCAAATCACAGCGCTTGGTCCCCAGGGCTGCTCAAGCCCCCGTCGCattccccctccccgggaAAGATTCTGCCTTCCTTACTTGCGCAGTGATTTTAGAAGTGGCGCTATCCTCAACCGTTTACTCAGCCCGACACGGTAGACCGGCTTCCCCGTACTGTCCAGCTTCGAGGTACTCCTGTTGTTCGGCACGGTGTCATTCACCGGCAGTTCCTTCTTCCCAAGCTCAGATGGCTCCTTTCCTGTCTTCTCCGGCACGGGCACCTCCACGAGATCTGTGGTTGTCTGTTTCGGCCCGTCACGCGTGCCCTCCTTTGTGGATGAGCCTCGTTGGGGATCTGTGGTTGAAGTTGGCACTCTCGGCTCATTGTCCACGTCACCTTCCGAAGCAAGATCCGTCTTCGTGACATGGCTGAGCTTcctgtcggcggccgcctgtACCGCTGATGCATCATCGGTGACGGACATAGCATGgtcgtccttggcgaggGTCTCTCGTTTCTTCGGTCTCCCCCGTTTCCTCTTGGGCTTGGCCGCAGCTTCTTGGGTGGCTGATGTCGATGTGGCATCCGGCTTGTCCTCTCGGCCTTTCTTTGGACGTCCTCGCGGCCTCTTGGGTTTTACCTGGCTCTCCGGGGCGGTGTACTCGGAGCCCTCACTTTCCTCTGCCTTGGATGCCGCCCAGACCTCGTCACCCTTGCCCACGCTGTGTGACGGGTTGGTCGCCTCTCCTGTGCTTGTGCCACCTTGTTTCGCCCTCGTTGCCTTGGGCTTTGGTGTCTGCGTTGGCGGAGCCATAGATGTAATCACGTCGGGAGACGAATTGCGCCGTTGTCGTGGCGTTGGGCTGGTCCTTCTTGTGACTCTTATCATCTCGTGTTCCGGTGTTCTCACCGTTAGACCGACGTCGAAAGAAGATAACATGTGGCTCCTCTGCGTGTTGACGTTTGTCGCGGTTCCGCTGGATCCCACTGCAGGGTTGCGTACCTCCATAATCCTCCCAGCTGGACTACTAAACGGTGCCTCCACACTCTGGTACTCGCGCTTTTGGCTTGCGGAGAGTTGTCTTGGAGCAATGAGAAGAGGTGGTGAGGTCCTGTCCATTGGTAGGTTGACGCCTTGATCCGCGGCAAATTCGGTGCTGACGCTTTGTGAGGCCGCCGATGGAAGCCCGCCATCTGGAGGTAGTTCGACCAGACTCACATCATTGCTGCTTCTCTGAAAGTCCCTGGAGGCGCCTACCTTCCTTCTTTTCCGCCTCTCATGGATGGGCTCGTCGTAATTGTCGTCACTAACGCTCTCGTAACCGAGCATCTCCAGATTTCTGCGTAGACCTCGGGTAACTTTGACGGATGTGGTTCGCTTGGCAGATAGCGGCTTGATTCTCTTTGCAACGTTGGCTTCGGGGCTGCTTGGGATATTCCAAAGATCGTTTTGAGCATCCATCCGACTAGGAGTCGCGGTCCGGCCCGCAGCATCGCCCACCTCTAGACCTTCACCTGCGCCGGCGGTCAGAGCCTGCTGGTCACCTGCAGCTTTGTGCTCGTTGTAAATATTCTGGAAGAGGACCGGGTCCGTTGAGTTCGTAGTATGGCTACCACGATCAGAGGACCGCGTCGCCAGGAGCAGCCCGTGTTCAGCCGGTTCTTCTGGCGCAAGTACATGGTCTTGTGCGCCATCAGAATCGTCATCTGAGTCGGCGATTATGGCCGGAGGCATGTCGTGAGCAAGTGACAGAGAGAATCGGCCCCTTCATTGGTCCATGTCTGCTTTCGTTGCTCCCGAAATGATGGAGGGTTGAGACGCGATGGTGTCTTGGGTGAGGAGCAGCCCCACGACGCGAATCCACGTGACTCCCATTTGGCCAAAAAGCACTGGCCACATGCTGGTTTATATGGCTGACGCGCCGCCCTTTTTGACCAAAGCTCTGCCAACAAGCATGACAAAAAGCGCTCTCTCATAGTGGTGGCATTGAGTTAGTGCCGTAACGCTTAACTTCTCACTCACATACAGAGCATTGTCACTTCTTCCGTCATGAATCTTATTGGCAGTGTTTACATCCACAATTGCTGAGCATTCGAGTCCAATCGTAGTTGCCCAGGTTGAATCGGGTATATCATTACGCTGTATGCTGTCTACCAATACTTGCACATCCTTTCGTTTTTGGTGATCCCAACCGGCAAATGGTATCGTCAGTTGTGGTCAATGGGTATCAACGTCCCCCATCGGACCACACTCTTCCCCTAAACGCCATCTTGTTGAAGACAACTTGGCTGAGTTAAATTCCTTCATATTGATGGGAACTTCCAAAGTTGAGGCCCCTAAACAGGGGCGCAAATGCACATAATGTTGAATGCTCGCCAAACCGTCGTCCATACCTGTCCCATTTTGCCCTCAGTTGTAAACTTTTGGGATGCATCAAAAACACATCTCGTCGTCACCCCATCCATAAACGCCGATGTTGAAATCGTAGCCGGCTTAAAACAGAACGAGACAGAGTCTCTCATCAAATCTGGCAGTCTAGTTGAACACAGTCCcccacacgcacacgcgccATCAACTCAGGGTGCGGTTGTTCGCACCTCACCTCGGAGTCGCTTATTTGGCGTACTTGGTGCGGAAGTACTTGGCGGCGTTGACCATGTTGACCAGGGCCTCCTTGGTCTCCTTCCACTGGCGGGTCTTCAGACCGCAGTCAGGGTCAATCCACAGCTGGTCAGGCTTGAGATACTGAAGCATCTCCTCGATGCGGGCCTTGATCTCCTGCTCGCTGGGGACACGGGGAGAGTGGATGTCATAGACACCAGGGCCGATGTGGCGGGGATAGGCAGAGTCGACAAAGACGCGGAGAAGCTTGGCATCCGACTTGCTGTTCTCAATGGACAGGACGTCAGCatccagggcggcgatggcgtggAAGAAGTCCTGGAACTCGGAGTAGCAGAAGTGGGAGTGGATCTGAGTTGCATCCTCGACACCGGAGGTGGAGAGCTTGAAGGCCTTGACGGCCCAGTCAAGGTAGGCATCACGCTCCTTGCCGGAGCGGAGGGGAAGACCCTCACGCAGGGCTGGCTCGTCGACCTGGatgacgtcgacgccagcCTTCTCGAgatcgacgacctcgtcacGCAGAGCCAGAGCGAGCTGCTGTGCCTGCACAGACTGGTGGACATCATCACGAGGGAAAGACCACCGCAGGCAGGTGACGGGACCCGTCAACATGCCCTTCATGGGCTTGTTGGACACCGAAACGGCGTACTTGGACTCCTTGACCGTCATGGGAGCAGGGCGAGAGATGTCGCCGACAatgatgggcgggcggacgcAGCGAGAGCCGTAGCTCTGGACCCAGGCGTGGGTGGTGAAGGCATAGCCGTCCAGGCGCTCGCCGAAGTACTGAACCATGTCATTGCGCTCGGGTTCGCCGTGGACGTAGACGTCCAGGCCAAGCTCCTCTTGGATCTTGACATTGTCAAGAATCTCCTTTTCGATGAACTTGTCGTACTCAGCCTCGGTGATCTCGCCCTTGGTCAACTTGTTGCGCTGAACACGAATCTCCTTGGTCTGGGGGAAAGAACCAatagtggtggtggggaACAGGGGAAgcttgagcttcttctcctggGCGTCGATGCGGACGGGGAACTCCGACTTGCGCTTGTGGTCCTGCTCGGTGACCTTGGACTGGCGGTCCTTGACCTGGGGGTTGTTGGTGCGAGTCGAGGTGGCGCGAGCCTGCATGGACTTGgcgttggcctcgagctgctcacGGACGGCAGCGGGGCCCTCCGTGACAGCCTTAGCAATAACGGCAATCTCGACAGCCTTCTCGGAGGCGAAAGAGAACCAGTCAGCGACCTCAGGGTCCAGCTTCTTCTCGCTAGCCAGGGTGTGAGGAGTGTGGAGGAGGGAGCTCGAGGTGGCCACGATGACGCGGTCCTTGCCAAGCTTCTGGATGGCGGACTCGACAGTCTCAATGGCGCGCTTCATGTTGGTCTTCCAGATGttgcggccgtcgacgacaccggCCGACAGAACGGTCTTGGGGCCAAGGGCACCAATGACGgtctcgagctgctcggggTTGCGGACAAGGTCAACATGGACACCATAGACGCCCTTGGGGAGAGTCTCGAGGTTGTGGACGATGTCACCGAAGTAAGTGGTGAAGACGATCTGGGGGATCTTGTCACCGAGAGCGGCAAACTTCTCGTAGGTCGGCTTGAAggcagccttggccttggcgggcAGGTCAAAGACAAGGACGGGCTCGTCAATCTGGACAGTGTCGGCAccggcctccttgagctgaGTCAAGAGCTGCTCGTAGACAGGAacgagcttgtcgagcaggtcgaTGGGGTTGACGGACTGGCCACGATCGGCCTTgccgaggtggaggaagctgacggggccgacgaggacggggcgggTGTGGATgccggcctccttggcctccttaAACTCGACAACAGCCTTGGGGCTGTCGACCAGCTTGAAGGTCTGGTTGTCCTGGAGAGTGGGCTTGACGTAGTGGTAGTTGGAGTCGAACCACTTGACCATCTCCAAGCTGGGGACGTCAACTCCCTCCTTCTGGTGGCCACGGCCCATGGCGAAGTACTGGTCGATGGTGTCAAGGCCATCTTTGGTGTACCGCTCGGGGACGGCCTTTTCGAAACAGACGTCAGCAAGTTAGTCTGAACGGTGAACATTATGTGATGAGAGGTATACTCACACCGAAGTCCTGGATGTGGCAGAGGACCTGGTCGTACAGGGCGAAGTCGTTGCTGGGgatgacgtcgacgccggcgtccttCTGGATCTTCCAgtgggcgagacggaggcgcttggcctcggcgaggagatCGGCCTGGGACAGCTTGCCGCCCCAGTCTGAGCATGTCAGCAAAAGGGGATCAAGGCTGTGGCAGTTCTAGACGTGGAGTCTTACAAGCCTCCGTGGCCTTCTTCAGGTCACGGTTGACTCCCATACGGGGGAAACCGAGAATTGCAGACTGCACCATCTTGACGACTGGCTTTGAGATCCTCAATTTACGGATTATCTGAAAGACTCTGGCGGGAGGGAGGTCAGTCGGGTGGTCGTCATTGGAGCGAGCTTTTTATGAGGGAGCCGTCATACCTGATGTTGACGAGTCTCGAGTGCAGCTGACAGCGAATCTACCAGTGAAGGAAGCTGCGCCTGTACAGAAACGACGTGTAatgggaggaggggagggcgaAGAGGGTATGAAGAGGAGAGAAAAAAcaggaagggggaggggagtggGAGGCCAGCGGTGAAATGTGAGGGAAAAGATAGCAGCCCGCCGAAAGCGGGGGAGGGGTTCCTTGGTTGCTCTGGGTGAGGAGGGGCATCTCACGCAACGGAgccccgccaccacccagcTCTGCCTCCGAAGCGCAGCGGGTGCACCGCCCAGTGTCAGAGGCtcgggggggcgggctggccCTGCCGCTCCAGCATGAGAAACTCCGGATGGAACGCACAGTGCAGCAAGTAATAAGCGATTAGGTtggacgcccgccccggcgcaGTCCAATCACCGGCGATGAGGGACCCTCAGACGGGCGACTGACTGGGAGCATGAGTGGCTTGGTCCCCACGTCCCCCATCTTGTCGTTTTCCGAAGCAGGACCCCGGGCTGCACCCTGCCCCTCCGAGTTCAGGTTTTTCTCCCCGCCGTCCCTCCAGGCACAGAGGTCTGCCTATCCCATCCTTATTAGCATTGCACACACTAACTAACGTAGTAGGTAGCTTagcacgtcctcgcccggcgcAGGCTCTGACAGATTGCGCCATTGTCGCCGCTGCACTCGGCAACGTGCTCGCCCAggtgggcaggcggctgTCGGGTCCGCTCGGCGCCTCGGACTCAGGTCCATGGCGCCATTGTGAGCCTGACACCGAGCATGGACCAAAAATGAGCAACCGTGTCGGGGACCAGTGCCCGATGTCTCGTCGCGTCGagatgccccccccccccagcagTTGACTGGGCCGTGGACGTTGGCCATGCCACCGTGCTCAGctgcctgcggcgccgccaatggcTTGCCTTGACTTTGCGGTGACTGTTTGACCAGGCTGGCCAGACC
The genomic region above belongs to Purpureocillium takamizusanense chromosome 5, complete sequence and contains:
- a CDS encoding uncharacterized protein (COG:S~EggNog:ENOG503PHZW) → MPPAIIADSDDDSDGAQDHVLAPEEPAEHGLLLATRSSDRGSHTTNSTDPVLFQNIYNEHKAAGDQQALTAGAGEGLEVGDAAGRTATPSRMDAQNDLWNIPSSPEANVAKRIKPLSAKRTTSVKVTRGLRRNLEMLGYESVSDDNYDEPIHERRKRRKVGASRDFQRSSNDVSLVELPPDGGLPSAASQSVSTEFAADQGVNLPMDRTSPPLLIAPRQLSASQKREYQSVEAPFSSPAGRIMEVRNPAVGSSGTATNVNTQRSHMLSSFDVGLTVRTPEHEMIRVTRRTSPTPRQRRNSSPDVITSMAPPTQTPKPKATRAKQGGTSTGEATNPSHSVGKGDEVWAASKAEESEGSEYTAPESQVKPKRPRGRPKKGREDKPDATSTSATQEAAAKPKRKRGRPKKRETLAKDDHAMSVTDDASAVQAAADRKLSHVTKTDLASEGDVDNEPRVPTSTTDPQRGSSTKEGTRDGPKQTTTDLVEVPVPEKTGKEPSELGKKELPVNDTVPNNRSTSKLDSTGKPVYRVGLSKRLRIAPLLKSLRK
- the MET6 gene encoding 5-methyltetrahydropteroyltriglutamate--homocysteine S-methyltransferase (COG:E~EggNog:ENOG503NW49~BUSCO:EOG09260LBU) — its product is MVQSAILGFPRMGVNRDLKKATEAYWGGKLSQADLLAEAKRLRLAHWKIQKDAGVDVIPSNDFALYDQVLCHIQDFGAVPERYTKDGLDTIDQYFAMGRGHQKEGVDVPSLEMVKWFDSNYHYVKPTLQDNQTFKLVDSPKAVVEFKEAKEAGIHTRPVLVGPVSFLHLGKADRGQSVNPIDLLDKLVPVYEQLLTQLKEAGADTVQIDEPVLVFDLPAKAKAAFKPTYEKFAALGDKIPQIVFTTYFGDIVHNLETLPKGVYGVHVDLVRNPEQLETVIGALGPKTVLSAGVVDGRNIWKTNMKRAIETVESAIQKLGKDRVIVATSSSLLHTPHTLASEKKLDPEVADWFSFASEKAVEIAVIAKAVTEGPAAVREQLEANAKSMQARATSTRTNNPQVKDRQSKVTEQDHKRKSEFPVRIDAQEKKLKLPLFPTTTIGSFPQTKEIRVQRNKLTKGEITEAEYDKFIEKEILDNVKIQEELGLDVYVHGEPERNDMVQYFGERLDGYAFTTHAWVQSYGSRCVRPPIIVGDISRPAPMTVKESKYAVSVSNKPMKGMLTGPVTCLRWSFPRDDVHQSVQAQQLALALRDEVVDLEKAGVDVIQVDEPALREGLPLRSGKERDAYLDWAVKAFKLSTSGVEDATQIHSHFCYSEFQDFFHAIAALDADVLSIENSKSDAKLLRVFVDSAYPRHIGPGVYDIHSPRVPSEQEIKARIEEMLQYLKPDQLWIDPDCGLKTRQWKETKEALVNMVNAAKYFRTKYAK